From Amycolatopsis sp. cg9, one genomic window encodes:
- a CDS encoding LuxR C-terminal-related transcriptional regulator — translation MVLRPADGDLYRQALRGVRQRTGVPLAFAGELRDRRLVLSHFLGARTSGLRDLRVEPGKGVGGTVLARLRPHGVADYRAARSITHDYDDPVLGEGIQATIAVPVAARGRVHGVLYAAVRDDRPLGDRATAALLAIADGVARELAIRDEVDHRLELLGAAEPGGLPELRAELAAIAADAPPGPLRDRLLRACARFDGPPVPETSLSARELDVLGQVALGCTNAEAAARLALKPETVKAYLRSAMAKLGVHGRRQAVQAARRLGVLP, via the coding sequence GTGGTGCTGCGCCCCGCCGACGGCGACCTCTACCGGCAGGCCCTGCGCGGCGTCCGGCAGCGCACCGGGGTGCCGCTGGCCTTCGCCGGCGAGCTGCGTGACCGGCGGCTGGTGCTCTCCCACTTCCTCGGCGCCCGGACGAGCGGGCTGCGCGACCTGCGGGTCGAGCCGGGCAAGGGCGTCGGCGGGACGGTGCTCGCCCGGCTGCGCCCGCACGGGGTGGCCGACTACCGGGCGGCCCGGTCGATCACCCACGACTACGACGACCCGGTGCTCGGCGAAGGCATCCAGGCGACGATCGCCGTCCCGGTCGCGGCCCGCGGCCGCGTCCACGGCGTGCTCTACGCGGCGGTCCGCGACGACCGGCCGCTCGGCGACCGCGCCACCGCCGCCCTGCTCGCCATCGCCGACGGCGTGGCCCGCGAGCTGGCGATCCGTGACGAGGTCGACCACCGCTTGGAACTGCTCGGCGCGGCCGAACCGGGCGGCCTCCCCGAGCTGCGCGCCGAGCTGGCCGCCATCGCGGCCGACGCGCCCCCGGGCCCGCTCCGCGACCGCCTGCTGCGCGCGTGCGCGCGGTTCGACGGCCCGCCCGTCCCCGAGACGTCGTTGTCCGCACGGGAACTCGACGTCCTCGGCCAGGTGGCACTGGGCTGCACGAACGCGGAAGCCGCCGCACGGCTCGCGCTGAAGCCCGAGACCGTGAAGGCGTACTTGCGCAGCGCGATGGCGAAGCTCGGCGTGCACGGCCGCCGGCAGGCCGTGCAAGCCGCCCGCCGGCTCGGCGTCCTCCCCTGA